One genomic window of Tachypleus tridentatus isolate NWPU-2018 chromosome 12, ASM421037v1, whole genome shotgun sequence includes the following:
- the COX6B gene encoding cytochrome c oxidase subunit 6B isoform X3 — protein MPTSIMSDVETLSTAPFDARFPNQNQTRNCWQNFVDFYRCRKVKGDDYEPCNYFKKVYQSLCPNSWVEKWQEQIEEGRFPGKI, from the exons ATGCCAACATCCATCATGTCTGATGTCGAAACTTTGTCCACAGCTCCTTTTGATGCCCGCTTTCCAAATCAAAACCAAACCAG GAACTGCTGGCAGAATTTTGTGGATTTTTACCGATGTCGCAAGGTAAAGGGAGATGATTACGAACCCTGCAATTACTTCAAGAAAGTTTACCAGTCTCTTTGTCCAAACAGTTGG gTGGAAAAGTGGCAAGAACAAATAGAGGAAGGAAGATTTCCAGGAAAGATTTGA
- the COX6B gene encoding cytochrome c oxidase subunit 6B isoform X1, which produces MGHSIDIFCIEVMPTSIMSDVETLSTAPFDARFPNQNQTRNCWQNFVDFYRCRKVKGDDYEPCNYFKKVYQSLCPNSWVEKWQEQIEEGRFPGKI; this is translated from the exons ATGG GACATTCAATTGATATCTTCTGTATAGAGGTTATGCCAACATCCATCATGTCTGATGTCGAAACTTTGTCCACAGCTCCTTTTGATGCCCGCTTTCCAAATCAAAACCAAACCAG GAACTGCTGGCAGAATTTTGTGGATTTTTACCGATGTCGCAAGGTAAAGGGAGATGATTACGAACCCTGCAATTACTTCAAGAAAGTTTACCAGTCTCTTTGTCCAAACAGTTGG gTGGAAAAGTGGCAAGAACAAATAGAGGAAGGAAGATTTCCAGGAAAGATTTGA
- the COX6B gene encoding cytochrome c oxidase subunit 6B isoform X2 — protein MEVMPTSIMSDVETLSTAPFDARFPNQNQTRNCWQNFVDFYRCRKVKGDDYEPCNYFKKVYQSLCPNSWVEKWQEQIEEGRFPGKI, from the exons ATGG AGGTTATGCCAACATCCATCATGTCTGATGTCGAAACTTTGTCCACAGCTCCTTTTGATGCCCGCTTTCCAAATCAAAACCAAACCAG GAACTGCTGGCAGAATTTTGTGGATTTTTACCGATGTCGCAAGGTAAAGGGAGATGATTACGAACCCTGCAATTACTTCAAGAAAGTTTACCAGTCTCTTTGTCCAAACAGTTGG gTGGAAAAGTGGCAAGAACAAATAGAGGAAGGAAGATTTCCAGGAAAGATTTGA